AGCAAAGAAAGGACAGAACGGTCGCCAGAAAACTctgttcatttatttattttcttatcaacccaccccaaaccctagttcaaGGACACTCTCTGTCTTAACTCGAATTAGATCCATACGACAACCAGTCTACCACATCTCATGCTTCGTGATAACTCGATGATGGTGATACAGTGTAGCACCTCTTACATTCCATCAAAGAGGGGCCTAGATGGCCGTAGACATAAAACTGTAGTACCACGTAAATTAATTGTGACCAAGACTGCAAgcaaatgaaaaaacaaaaatattgaGAAGACGAGAGAGAGCTGAAGCAAATCTGACCTTTAACAAACAGTATCAGTCAAAAAACTTGTACTCAGTCTTTCAGATGCAGTATTAAGCTAAAGAACAAATGTTTAAACATCCATAGTAAAATCTAAAATCCCAAGGCAAAACAGAGTAGGTAAAGCATAGCTTAGGAATCTTGAAACAAAACTTCACATATCTTCCAGCTGATAGCAGAACGCCTCACTTCAGAGGAATGAACCTTGAAGAATGGGTGGCACCAATACCTGGCCTACCGTGCTTGACAGGCTTGTATGATATTGAAAACTCAGCTAGATAGTGGCCAATCATTTCTGGCTTGACCTCAATGGTATTGAAAGATTTTCCATTGTAAACACCAATTACGCTGCCAATCATCTCAGGTACTATAATCATGTTACGAAGATGTGTCTTCACCAGATTTGGTTTCTCACCAGGTGGGGCCTCACGTTTCTGACCCAAAATTCAAGAGCATTTTCGTGTTAGAACTCTCAAATAGAGGCCAAATGCTGATCCTATTGTTAGTCTACTCATATACAAGAGAGAGATTTCAGCAATGGTATCGTTATC
This region of Coffea arabica cultivar ET-39 chromosome 3c, Coffea Arabica ET-39 HiFi, whole genome shotgun sequence genomic DNA includes:
- the LOC140037553 gene encoding small ribosomal subunit protein uS19 gives rise to the protein MADVETDVTAAQPKKRTFKKFSFRGVDLDALLDMSTDELVKLFHARARRRFNRGLKRKPMALIKKLRKAKREAPPGEKPNLVKTHLRNMIIVPEMIGSVIGVYNGKSFNTIEVKPEMIGHYLAEFSISYKPVKHGRPGIGATHSSRFIPLK